Within the Nitrospira sp. genome, the region AGATTAACCGAGCGAGGTTCTCACCGGTGGTCGTCGCAGCCTGAAACGCCGGGTCCCGATTGAGATCCTGATGATCGAACCGAGCCACGACCCGCTGATCAACGATACGATCCAACGCCTGAAGATCCACGACTTGACCGGTCTTCTCGTCCAACGGACCGCGGACCGTCACATACACCACGTAATTGTGGCCATGTCCATTGGGGTTGTTACACTTCCCGAAGACACGCCAATTCTCTTCCTCGGACAACTGGTCGCTATGGAGTCGATGTTGCCCGCAAAAGCGATATCGCCGGGTCAGGCTGACCACTGTCGATTCCATTGCTGCCCCCCGTGTCCGTTTCCCTGGAACAAAATGGCCGGTCGACCCCGCCTGGATCAGACCGGCCATGACACCCCTTGCTTGATCGGCGAGCGGTATGGGCTGGGCATTCAGTCAGGAGACTCGCCGACACACTATCAACGATCGAGACGACTCACCGCATTTGTGGCCAGCTAGACACACCGGCTCCGCGTGAGGCGACGCTGGTTAGGCGCTGAACGAACTTCCACATCCACACGTGGTCTTGGCCTGCGGGTTCTTCACGGAAAATCCAGAGCCCTGCACGCTGTCGATATAGTCCACTTCTGCTCCGGTCAACAATGGGGCACTTTGTGGGTCGAAGATCACCTGGATCCCGTTCTTTTCGATGACGGTGTCGTCCTCTCCTACCTTGGACTCGAAGGCCATCCCGTATTGATACCCGTGGCATCCTCCACCACGCACGTAGATTCTCAACCCCACGGCATCCTGTTCTTCCACGATCAATTCTTTGATCTTGTTCGCCGCGACATCCGTCACTGTAATCATTGCGTGTCCTCCTTCTCCTGCTATGGACGTTTCACCGACCCTGATGCCACCGAATCCGAACGGACAGATGCATCCCCTTCCAGGCTCGTCCCCTCCTCACTTGCCGGGCGCTCGAATTTGTGCAACGGGACGCGCACGACGACATCCCCCCGTACCCGGGCCTGGCAGCCAAGCCGGTGCCATGACTCGGTGAACGCCTCGCGGTCGAGCAGGTCCTGCTCTTCGAAATCGATCTCCGTCAGACACTCCGCACCGGAAAGAATCTCCACCCGGCACGTCGTACACGAGGCATTCCCCCCGCAATCGTGAGGAAGCGGGAATCCCAACTGCTCGGCGGCCTCCAACAGCGACGTATCCGTGGGCACATCGCCGCTCAGGCCTTCTGGGTGCTGAAAGGTGACGCGCGGCATGCTGTGTCCGTTGTTACGCGGTCCCGGCTGACGCCGTCCTGTAGGGACAGCGTTGCAGTCGGATATGATCTTCGAATTCTTCCGGGAACAATTTAAGCGCACTCTGCACCAACACGGCGGCCCCTGTGACCAAGGTGCAGTACCCAGTTCCCTTGACGAAGCCGCAGATCTGTTTCAACGTATCCAAATCCTTTTGGGTCCCCTCGCCCTGCTCGATCTTGGTCATGACGGTGGCGAGATTAATGGTCCCCATGCGACACGGTGGGCACTGCCCGCAGCTTTCTCCCTTGAAAAAGTTTGAGAAGTGGAGGGTTTTGGCCACCATACACGTGGCATCGTCCACGACAATGACCCCCGCAGACCCCAACCCCGTTCCCGCGGCCTTGAGGCTATCGAAGTCCATGGGCAGGTCGAGTTGATCGGCTGTGACCATGGAGAAGGCGGGACCTCCGGGAAAGACGGCCTTGACCCGTCGCCCGTTCGCGACTCCCCCACCGCACCGCTCGACCAATTCCCGTAGAGGCGTCCCGAGGGGCAGCTCGTAGATGCCCGGCCGATTCACGGATCCGCTCAACGAGAACAACATCGTCCCGGGACACTTCTGTGTCCCAACCTGTCCAAACCAGGAGGCTCCGTTTCTCAGAATGAGCGGGATGTTGCAAAGCGTCTCGACATTGTTCACGAGAGTAGGCTTCCCATACAGCCCAAAATCTGTGGGGTAGAACGGTGGTTTCTGGCGGGGCATCGCCGGACGCCCCTGCATCGACTCCAGCATCGCTGTTTCTTCGCCTGCCACGTAACTCCCTTGGCCGGAAAAGACTTCCAATTCCAGATCGTGGCCCGTGCCAAGAATATTCTTCCCGACCAACCCTTGCTCACGAGCCAGGCTCAATGCCTTCCTCAAATTTTCCTGCTCGTCGTGATATTCATGGTTGAGATACACGAACGAGGCCTTGGCTCCAACGGTGAAGGAGGCGATCAAACATCCTTCGATCAACTGGTGCGGGGCATGCTTGAGAAGATGGCGGTCCTTGAACGTGCCCGGCTCATGCTCGCCGGCATTGCAGACGAAGTATCGCTCCTTCACTCTGTGGTTCAACACCTTGTCCCACTTGACCCCGGTGGGAAACCCAGCCCCTCCGCGACCTCTCAGACCAGCCCGTTTGATTTCTTCCACTACCTGCTGACGTTGGCCCTCCGTCACGACCTTCTTCCACGCTTCGTAGCCGCCTCGTTTGGCGTACGCCTGGATATCCCAGGCCTCACCTTCGAGCGGACGGAGAACACGGGCTTCGGATTGAGGGGCTGCAGCAGTCGTCATCGTCGTCTCACAATGTTTCGTAACTATACGGTTCTACGTTGGAATCCGTCAAGCAATGTCAAGGGAGGTGGGGCTGAATTCCAGACGAACTGGGCCTACTTGCCCCAGCATGAACCCCGAGCAATTGGGTCTTTCAGGGCAGTTGAGCACGGATCGGTGGAACGGCGTCGCGCAAGCTCCTCTACGCCGTTCCACTCCGATCCGATCTACCGGTCTGACTATTTGAAGTGACTGCCGGCTCCCATGAAGAACAGCATGGGAATGGACAGCATCACATTGATTCGAGAGGCATAGAGCGCCGTTTTGGCCCATGCCGCCATTTCCGGCGGCGGCGGCGGCCCGCCGGCCGATGCCTGGGCAACGGCCGCGATGATTTTCTTTTGGTTCGGCCAAATGATGCCGTGCACATTCCCCAGCATGATCAGCCCCAGAAGCCCCCCGATCGCCAAGGCGATTGCGCCCGTCCCCCCGTGAGCATAGAGGTAGAAATAGAGCGCGATCCCAGCCAGGACCGTGACCGTTGCGCCATGGCGGAACCAATTCAACGCCGGCGGCATCAGCTTGGGAATGACCACGTTCTTGGTGGGACCGTCCAAGCTCTTTAGAAACGCCGCATTGATCAGGTTGAAGAAATAGAGCAAGCCGATCCAGGTAATGCCGGCCAGGAAGTGGACCCACCGAAGCAACACGCCGACCCAATCCGCCTGGTCTGCGCCGATTCCAGCCATGCCCATGAATACGATTATCAACACGACCGCCAGTGCGAATCCCGCCCCGATGGTCTGCATCGGATCTTCAAGAAATTTCATCGACCCACCGCCTTTCGGTTAAGTACTATATGGGGGTCTCTATCGCAGAGTTCCGCACCCTGTCAAGAGAGCCTTCGTCGCAGTGCTAGCCCATCACGCGATCCACGGCCTCGCACAGCTCTCGCACCGCGCGAGCCGACGTGGTGAGCGCCGCTTTTTCTTCGTGAGACAAATCGAATTCCATCACCCGCTCGGCCCCGCCGGCGCCCAATTGCACCGGCACGCCGACAATCTCGCGGAGTCCGTATTCTCCCTCGCACCGGACAGCGCAGGGGAGGATCCGTTTGTGATCGTTCACGATCGCTTCGACCATTTCCACGGCCGAGGCCGACGGCGCATAGTAGGCGCTGCCCGTCTTCAAGTAATTGACGATCTCCGCTCCACCGTTTTGCGTGCGCTTGACCAGTGCTTCGAGCCGCTCTTTTGGAAGCAGCTCCGTGATCGGACGCCCGGCCACGGTCGTATACCGTAACAACGGCACCATCGTATCCCCATGCCCGCCCAGCACCATGGCGTGTACCTCAACACTCGAGACGCCTAGTTCCTCGGCGAGAAAGTGGCGGAACCGGGCGGAGTCCAGGACGCCGGCCATGCCGATCACACGCTGGCGCGGTAAGCCGCTCGTCTTCATCGCCACGTGCACCATGGCGTCGAGAGGATTGGTCACCAGGACGAGGAACGCCTGAGGTGACCGAGCCAAGACCTCGCGGACCACACTTTGAACGACTTTTGCGTTGGTTGCCAGCAACTCGTCGCGGCTCATGCCCGGCTTGCGCGCAATTCCGCTGGTGATCACAGCCACGGACGATCCGGCAGTCGCATCGTACGAGTTAGTTCCCGTGACATAGGAATCGTGCCCATAGATCGCTCCGGCCTGCATCAAGTCCAGGGCCTTTCCCTGCGGCACGCCTTCGACGATGTCGACCAGCACGACGTCGTATCCATTCCGTTCGGCCAGCCGCTGGGCCACCGTTCCGCCGACATTTCCAGCCCCAACTACTGTGATCTTCGGTTTTGCCATGGTCCCTCTCCGTGCTCATGATTCGCGATGCGTGGACCGGCAGCCAACCCGTTCGCCGTACCGAGCCCTCCCGGCTCAAGCGATGCGCACATACCCGCCGAACCAACTCACGGCAGCTAGTGCTCCTCGTGTCCGGTCCAACCCGCGACTTTGAAATTGATCGTGCACACAAAATTTTCGCCGTCGTAAAAATTAACCTTGATCTTTTTTTTCCCATAGTGTCGCGCCAAAAAGTCTTCCGGCGCGTCGATCAGTCCCTGGTAGTCCCCCGCCGCATACCCGCCAAGCTCCACAAAGCTTACGATCATGCCGGTCTTGACCTCTTGAAGAATTTTCACCGTACACCGGGGAAACACCTCCCAGAACTTGGCATCGATGTCGGCCTTGGTCGGCTCCGGTCGATCCTCACCCGGAGCGACGCTCCGATTGGCGAATTTGGCCAAGCGACGCACGTAGGGATACTGGTGACCGGTGAATAGCTTATATAGCCAAGGAGGCATCTCGCGGTTAAGCAATGAGTCCATCATCCTAGTCCATGCTCTGTCTATAGGCTTCCGTCCGAATGTACGTCAACCGTTTATCCAAACTGCCACGGTGTGCGGAGGGCGGCATTGTGAGAGCGGGCCACGGGCCTATGCGTCAAGCCGTCAACCGGTGATACAGGCGCGGAAGCCGTTCAGGCAAGCCCTCGACCCGATCAATGACCAAATACCGGACCTCCCCATACATCCTTCGAACGTAGATCTCGGCATCAGGATCGACCGTGATACAGAAGGGATCGACTCCCTGTGCCCGTGCTTCCCGCAACGCCATTTTGGTGTCCTCGAGCGCGTACTCCTCGACATACCCATCGTCGAGAGGCTTTCCGTCGCTGATGAGCACCAAGAGCTTGTGCCGAGCTCCGGTCCGAAGCAGGTTCTGGGTTGCATGGCGAATAGCGGCACCGTCCCGGTTCTGACGCCGCGGCTCCAGGCCGCCGATCCTCGCGAGGGCTTCCGTCCGCCCGCCCGCACCAAACTGCTTCAAGACCATCAGCTCAACGTTGCGCCGTCCCGAACCCGAAAAGCCATACATGGCATATTGATCACCAACCGCCTCCAAGGCCTCGCACAGAAGAACAAGGCCGGCCTTCTCCACGTCGATGACGCGCTGGCCCCCTCCGGAAATTCGACGACTGGTGGAGCCGCTGATGTCGATGAGAAACGCCACCGCCACATCACGGCGCCGACGTTCACACCGCACATATAATCGATCGGACGGTTCCACGCCCGCGGCCGCTTCCGTCCGGAAACGGACTACCGCGTCCAGGTCCAGGTCCTCTCCGTCTGGCATTCCATGCACCAGTTCAAGCCCTGGGGGACGGATACTTTCGAAATACCGACGCAGTAACCGCACCGCCGGCCCATGTCGCCGGAACACTTCCTCCACAAAATCGGGATCTTGTGCCGCGTCGGCCTGCTCCAACACTTGGCACCACTGCGTTCGGTAGTCGCGGAGCATGCCGTCCCATTCGTCATACAGCATGGGCTTCCCATCGGCTGAAGCCGGCTCCCATCGAACCCGCCGCGTATCGGTGATCGAGACCAGTTCGTGGGCGGCTCCGTGTGGGGTACTTTCGGCGCTTTCCATGCTTCCGTCGGAGTCAGAGGTTGCGTGTTCGAGAGCCTTCGTGCCGCGACCTGCCGTGCGCAAAGTCTCCATTTCCCCAAGGCCAGGGACATCCTTCTGCCGTTTCGACTCGGAGCTCACCTTCCCCACCAGCTCAGGATCCATGCCGCCACGAAATTCGAAGTTGTCGATGGGGCGATAGTCGGCGGTAGTTGTTTCAGTGGCCGGAGGCCCCGAACTCGCCGCCTCTTCCGACCTCGTCTCGGTTTCGACAGTCTCGAGGGAATCCGGAGGAGCGTACGTACCCATCGTCGCCGCGAGGTGTACGTACAGGCAATCCGCGGTATGCACGGCATCGGCGGCCGTCGCGGTGGCGTTGAGGACGGGCATACACAATGCCCATGCCTGTTCCAACGGCGCGCGCAAGGATTCGGGCATCTCCACGTCACGGACTCCGGCCGAGTAGATGAGGAGCCCATCGAGTATCATTTCCCGCACCGACATCCCCTGCGAGAGTGACCGAATCGAGATCGCATCCTTCGCCACGGCTTGCAACTCATCCCGGAGGCCCGGATACTGCGTCCGCAACTGATGCTCCACCCGCGCGTCCTCCAGAATCGTCCAGAGATCTCGGATGATCCCCGGTTGCGGGTACCACGCAAACAGCTCGGCCAAGGTACGGGGAGCCGGCAGATCCCGATTCCCATAGCGGCACGCCACGGTGTGCGCGAGGCCCGCCAGGGAGTCCATCGAGAGGTCATAGGTGCCGAATTCCAGGTGCCCCGCCTCATGAGCCGCCATCACGGTATACACGCGTCGATTGAGGTCTCGGTCTGTATGGCGGCGCACCAGGCCGGGCAGAAATAATGTCCGCCCGTCCGCACTCACCCGCGCACGAGCCGAGAATGCGGGGGCCCCCTCTTCGTTCGGCAACTCCTGGATCGAAATATCGCGCCCACAGAGCGCCTGGACGAACAGCTTGACGGAGCGCGCGACCTGTCGGAGCGGCACGCCGCTTTGAGCCTCCTGCAGGGCACTCATCGCCTGCTTGGTTTCCAATGCAAAGTAGGCTCGCGCGCCCTCGGGACTATACGACAGCACCTCCATGCCGCTCTTGAACCAGTCGTCGTACGCCGTTCGAGCCCGATCGTCATATCCCAACCATCTCACCACCTCGGGACACCGGCGCAGGTACATCTGCGCCGACGCGGCATCTCGCTCGGCAATGAGGAGGGCGCGCTGCAACATACGGTGCTGCCAATCGGCGCTGTCGATACGGTGCAACAGCGCCGGTGCCTCCGCGAGCACCTCCACGGCGACCTGTGGCTCACTCGCGGCCATTGCCGTCGCGATCTGCACGACCAGTTGACGACAGCGTATCGCAGACACTTGCGACAACAGACGGGGACTGGTCCGTAGGTATTCGAGTGTGGCGAAGTAGTCGGTTTTCCCGAACTGGTTCGTCGAAAGCAGACGCAACCCCAATTCGATCCAGGCGCGGATGTCGTCGAGCGGCACCGCGTCGACGATATGCGGGCTCTCTCGAAAGAACTCCAACCCCAATACGTAGTCGCGGTCCGCCAGGTCGCATCCGATCTCGGTGACCGCCACGAGGTCGGCCTCGCCGAGATGCCTGGTCAGCTCGGGAGCGACGCGGACAAATTCCAGCGCCACGTTCGCGTCGCGCTCGGCCAATTCGAGTGCATGTTGGAGCATCTGGACTCTGAGTTCGTGGCCTTGGAGCATGCCGAGTAACCAGGGACTTTCTTTGACCCATTTCAACGCCGCGGCCCCGGATGATTCGGCGATCGTCACGCAACAGTCGAGCCACACGGAGACCTCATTAAGCCCGGCGCGAAGCTGTAACTCGGATAGACCCTCCAGAACAGCCCGACCGACCTTCGGCGAGACCTCCCATAGTTCATCGAGCAGGGCCGTCACGGCAGACAGATGTCCCGACCCGTGCAATGCGTCGATCAGACCGGTGGCGGTCGAGGGGTCCAGAATGCCGTCCATACGACTGCGCAGCCGGGACCGAATTTGAGGAGATGGTGTGGTCATACGAACTGGGACAAATCTGAAGGTTGGCAAAACGCGATTGTAAAGGAGGCCTCCTGGCTTGTAAACTGAAGTCCTACCGTACAAAAGAGCCGGCGCACAAGGGGGAGAGATGGCGGAGCCCAGCCAGGAAAGCCTCGATAAAATGTGGAAATATGCGAAGGGGTTTGCCGAGAAGAGCGGCACCTCCTTCCATCCGAACCAGGCGGTGACGGAATCGGTCGTGAAGGGCCTCGCCGCGAATGTCGACGAACTGGGTAAGCCCCTGTGTCCCTGTAACTTTTACCAAGACAAGCAGGCCGAGGCGAAACTGCGCCGCTGGATTTGCGCCTGCGACGAAATGCAAATATACAAGTATTGCCACTGCCTCCTTTTCGTCAACGAAGAGGGCATGCCCATCACCGAGTACCTGCCAGAGGACCATGAAGGACGGCAGGTCTATGGTCTGATCCCCGACCCCACCCCCACCAAAGGCCGAGCCCTCAAGCACAAGGCGCCAAGTCAGGAATCCTTACGTGCGCCAGAAAAGTAACCACCCGGAACAACAAGCTCCATTTCCGACTGGTATCCGACATTTCCTTATTTTGACGACCTCTTCATAACTTCGACAAAATCTTCCATTTGTCCAATTCCCTCGTCTGTAAAATTATTCACGAATATTCTTGCTCCACTGGGGCCATTAATAATCTGACTACTCCCATTAATAATCTGACTACACAGTGAGCATATGCGATCGGCCAAAAATGTGCCGACTTGTAAATGATTCAGCTTTCCCCCCTGACTCTTTTTATTCTTAGGGATCTGCTCGATTCGCGGAATTGAAATTGCCGAGGGAATCGATCCGGTGAACTGATTGGTGTTCGGTATCTCCGCCAATCTCTGCGCAACGTATTTCTCAACGGCTGCGCGATGCTCCTGGGTAAGATCCTTGCGGTCATAGTAGAGAGAGATTTTTGCGTCATTCATTCCTACTGCTTTTTTCAGATAGGCCATGGCCTCGGCCACTGTGAAGAGAACAATCACGGACCACGCACAATCGCTTCGGCTGATCCTTGATATATCGTTGGTTGAGATATCACTGCCGCATTGGATGAGACTCAGAGGGAAATCGCAGTAGCCCACCACCGCGATACCCTTACCCTCTTCCAGGACTGTTTCTATTTGTTGCAAATGTTTACTTTTTCTGAAAGCTCCAATCCGGCCTGCTTGGGGAGCCATGGTGGCCCACCCTTCGGCGCTAACGACAACGGCTCCAATAATCAACCGTCTGTGCGACTGGGACACCTGTCCTTCGAAGCGTTCGTCAAGGAAGATAAGAACTTCTTTTGAGTCGATGTCCGTGATCTAGTTCTCCGTAGGCTTGGGCCGGCACAGATTTACTTCAGAAAGTGTATCGGGTTGAGGTTTTCACTCAAAACGGGCAGGGCCTGTACACTGCCATAGCTCCTATATCTGTTTCACTGCCAACCTGATACTTCGTAGCCCTTTTCGGCAAGACATCGATTGACGACATTGACGTACGCTTGATTCGGCGTCGATGACCCGAACATCCAACCGAACAGCCACCTGAACAACCCCCACACGGCTCCGCTGGCCGCTCCGATCGCCGCTCCCAATCCAGGACTACCTGAAATCGCCCCACCGACAGCGCCGCCCGCAGCGCCTGCCCCTGCGCCCATTGCCGTACTTCCGGCCGCCCGCCCAGCCTGGCCGCTGCCCTCTTTGGCACCGGCCTCCTCCGCGACCTTGCGGCACTCCTCGATATCCTGCTCCACGACGGCATCTCCGGCCGACGTTTTTTTCGCATTCGGGTACAAGATCGGCTTCGGGCCGGAACACCCAGGCAGAAAGAATACGAGGGCACTCATGCAAACGATGCAGACGAGTTGCGTCGATCGCTGCTCGCGTCTCATATCCCCAACGCTTCTTTGACCGAGGAAAGGGTCGCTCCGCGGAGCAGAATCCGCTTCCGTCGTGAACTCCCCCCGGACTGAATCACGACCGCATGAACGGGTAGCCTTACTGTTTTGGCGAGAAACCGCACGAGCGCCTCGTTGGCGGCGCCGTCGACCGGAGGGGCCGCCACGCGGATCTTCACCGCGCGATCGTGAACCCCGACGCACTGCGTGTGAGTCGCTTTCGGTTGGATGAGGACGAAGAGGACGATGCCGTCGGCGACAACGTGCGCCCACCCGTCGGGCGTGTCGACATGAGCGGGACTCAGAACACCGCCTTGATCAGTTCTGTTATCGTTCTCTGCATGTCCTGATCGTCGGTAATCGGACGGGTGATGGCCACATCGCAGGCTTGTGCGACCGGCACCCCCTGTCGGATGAGCGTCGCGGCATAGACGAGCAGCCTGGTACTGACGCCTTCCTCCAATCCGTGATTCTTCAGGTTCCTGACTTTCTCGGCCAATTTCACCAGCGCGTGCGCGACCTCGGTGCCCACCCCGGCCTCACGTTCCAACACAGACGCCTCGACGGCCCGA harbors:
- the erpA gene encoding iron-sulfur cluster insertion protein ErpA, producing MITVTDVAANKIKELIVEEQDAVGLRIYVRGGGCHGYQYGMAFESKVGEDDTVIEKNGIQVIFDPQSAPLLTGAEVDYIDSVQGSGFSVKNPQAKTTCGCGSSFSA
- a CDS encoding ferredoxin; amino-acid sequence: MPRVTFQHPEGLSGDVPTDTSLLEAAEQLGFPLPHDCGGNASCTTCRVEILSGAECLTEIDFEEQDLLDREAFTESWHRLGCQARVRGDVVVRVPLHKFERPASEEGTSLEGDASVRSDSVASGSVKRP
- the mdh gene encoding malate dehydrogenase yields the protein MAKPKITVVGAGNVGGTVAQRLAERNGYDVVLVDIVEGVPQGKALDLMQAGAIYGHDSYVTGTNSYDATAGSSVAVITSGIARKPGMSRDELLATNAKVVQSVVREVLARSPQAFLVLVTNPLDAMVHVAMKTSGLPRQRVIGMAGVLDSARFRHFLAEELGVSSVEVHAMVLGGHGDTMVPLLRYTTVAGRPITELLPKERLEALVKRTQNGGAEIVNYLKTGSAYYAPSASAVEMVEAIVNDHKRILPCAVRCEGEYGLREIVGVPVQLGAGGAERVMEFDLSHEEKAALTTSARAVRELCEAVDRVMG